A window of Fluoribacter dumoffii NY 23 contains these coding sequences:
- a CDS encoding BON domain-containing protein, with product MQKYLLNTLVVFFLFSLTGCQSNQATSTLFAPFTPSMAPSANLSQTVQEALMRNDDPVIANVHVQTRQDVVILTGYVKKIRQSDVAEQIARQVPGVRAVENNIIIRP from the coding sequence ATGCAAAAGTACTTACTTAATACCCTGGTTGTTTTCTTTCTTTTTTCATTAACGGGTTGTCAGTCTAATCAGGCTACCTCCACGTTATTTGCACCCTTTACTCCCTCCATGGCTCCAAGCGCAAATTTATCACAAACAGTACAAGAAGCTTTAATGCGTAATGACGATCCAGTCATTGCCAACGTACATGTTCAGACCAGACAAGATGTGGTAATTCTTACAGGATATGTTAAGAAAATTCGTCAAAGTGATGTTGCAGAACAAATTGCCCGCCAGGTTCCAGGGGTGCGCGCAGTAGAAAACAATATAATTATCCGCCCCTAG
- the lipA gene encoding lipoyl synthase, which translates to MSKLINIPVVVESGKKYKTSHGITAIKDGVKATEDAYERLPKPKWLRVVNHTTPEYHHVKEQVQKHRLSTVCEEAKCPNISECWSHGTATIMLMGAVCTRACRFCSVDTGNPHGWLDAQEPENTANTVALMNLDYVVLTSVNRDDLPDGGANHYARTIRAIKQRSPKTKVEALTPDFQGVERDVAILLDSGVDVFAQNVETVERLTHPVRDNRAGYAQTLNVLAFAKRYRPDVLTKTSLMLGLGETDEEIIQTMDDLRAHNVDILTLGQYLQPTKNHLPIARYVTPETFAKLRRIGLKKGFFEVASGPLVRSSYRADRIFKQDNLGLDN; encoded by the coding sequence ATGAGTAAGCTCATTAATATTCCCGTTGTTGTAGAGAGCGGAAAAAAATATAAAACATCTCATGGCATAACAGCAATAAAGGATGGTGTTAAAGCAACAGAAGATGCTTATGAGCGTTTACCTAAGCCTAAATGGCTGCGTGTGGTAAATCATACCACTCCCGAATACCACCACGTAAAAGAGCAAGTACAGAAACACCGCCTGTCTACAGTATGCGAAGAGGCTAAATGTCCTAATATATCCGAGTGTTGGTCTCATGGTACGGCAACAATTATGTTAATGGGGGCAGTTTGCACGCGTGCATGTCGTTTTTGCTCTGTAGATACGGGTAACCCGCATGGGTGGTTAGATGCCCAAGAGCCAGAGAATACAGCAAATACGGTAGCATTGATGAATCTGGACTATGTGGTTTTAACCTCAGTTAACCGGGATGACTTACCTGATGGTGGTGCAAACCATTATGCACGCACAATACGTGCAATTAAACAACGTTCCCCAAAAACTAAAGTGGAAGCACTAACCCCTGATTTTCAAGGTGTAGAAAGGGATGTTGCAATTTTACTAGATAGTGGAGTTGACGTGTTTGCACAAAATGTAGAGACTGTGGAGCGTTTGACCCATCCCGTACGGGATAATCGAGCAGGATATGCGCAGACCCTAAATGTACTCGCATTTGCTAAACGTTACAGACCCGATGTATTGACAAAAACCAGTCTGATGTTGGGTTTGGGTGAAACAGATGAAGAAATTATTCAAACAATGGATGATTTGCGAGCCCATAATGTAGATATTCTTACTTTGGGACAATATTTACAACCCACAAAAAACCATTTACCTATCGCCCGTTATGTGACCCCTGAAACCTTTGCGAAGTTAAGAAGGATTGGGTTGAAGAAAGGTTTTTTTGAAGTAGCTTCCGGGCCTTTGGTCCGTTCCAGTTACCGTGCTGACCGTATTTTTAAACAAGACAATTTGGGATTAGATAATTAA
- a CDS encoding peptide MFS transporter: MISQEVKNYLPELALRQKQASNIIYITFWSQFSVYALNTIMVLFLTRPVWSQGLGYSQAKAYAFIGVAHATGYLMPMLGGFMADTVVGIRRAILLGSVMLAMAYLLIMISGYTVNTLGDTFFIAAYALIPATNSLLMGTSSSMVSHIYSDDAVKAKSAMTYYYIAINVGALLATLIAPLLLESRYGPLSILTLAFVGKSIAALNFARRYSIYENVIWGKDLSSFSKPGIFRLIGYIILIYTLTLFAYSYVYIASTIIASGCGIGIAWFLKKTLALKGITREKQMIALLLIIEAVVFFVIYNQMNSTLILFAENNSDHNLFGLTVSPAHYQILNPLLILAIGSQLPRFYKFFPHFTIPYQFAAGTALAGVALLVMAFAASTTDTGIINGNYIALTYILISIAELWVSAIGLSMVGLYCDKNSIAFAMGVWYLASSLAHAISGRIAGWVAIPNTIHSAIDSLPYYEDYYLVLGITAMILGIIMYFFAYILQKTMRKRGVILG; the protein is encoded by the coding sequence AAGTGAAAAATTATTTACCTGAATTGGCGCTAAGACAAAAACAAGCCAGTAACATCATATATATTACCTTCTGGAGTCAATTTTCCGTATACGCACTTAATACGATAATGGTTTTATTTTTGACTCGCCCTGTATGGTCGCAAGGTTTAGGATACAGCCAAGCAAAAGCCTATGCATTTATTGGGGTCGCGCATGCAACAGGGTATCTCATGCCGATGCTCGGTGGCTTTATGGCAGATACGGTCGTTGGCATCAGGCGGGCAATCCTACTAGGCAGTGTCATGTTGGCCATGGCCTATTTGCTCATAATGATCAGTGGATATACGGTAAACACGTTGGGAGATACTTTTTTTATTGCTGCCTATGCATTAATTCCCGCTACCAACTCACTATTAATGGGTACCTCTTCGAGTATGGTATCGCATATTTATTCCGATGATGCAGTGAAAGCGAAATCGGCCATGACTTACTACTACATCGCTATTAATGTGGGAGCATTATTGGCTACTTTGATAGCACCCTTACTTCTTGAAAGCCGTTATGGACCCCTTTCTATTTTAACTTTGGCTTTTGTGGGCAAGTCTATTGCTGCTTTAAATTTTGCAAGGCGCTATTCGATTTATGAAAATGTTATTTGGGGTAAAGATCTCTCCTCTTTTTCCAAACCAGGTATTTTTCGGTTAATCGGCTACATCATACTTATTTATACCCTGACATTATTTGCTTATTCATATGTCTATATTGCAAGCACAATTATAGCCTCAGGTTGTGGGATAGGGATCGCCTGGTTTTTGAAAAAAACTCTCGCCCTTAAAGGAATCACGCGAGAAAAACAAATGATTGCTTTGCTACTCATCATTGAAGCAGTCGTGTTTTTTGTAATTTATAACCAGATGAACAGCACATTAATTTTATTTGCCGAAAATAATTCTGATCATAATTTATTTGGTTTGACTGTTTCCCCCGCCCACTATCAAATACTCAATCCATTACTTATCCTGGCTATTGGGAGTCAACTGCCGCGTTTTTACAAATTTTTTCCTCACTTCACCATCCCCTATCAATTTGCCGCAGGTACCGCACTTGCAGGAGTAGCCCTTCTGGTCATGGCATTTGCTGCATCGACTACTGATACTGGAATAATTAATGGCAATTATATTGCTTTAACCTATATACTCATTTCAATTGCGGAACTATGGGTTAGCGCCATTGGCCTTAGTATGGTCGGCCTGTATTGTGATAAAAACTCCATCGCTTTTGCTATGGGAGTATGGTATCTGGCCAGTTCCCTAGCCCACGCCATTTCAGGGAGAATAGCTGGCTGGGTTGCCATTCCCAACACAATTCATTCGGCCATAGACAGTCTCCCCTACTATGAAGATTATTATTTAGTCCTGGGTATTACCGCAATGATACTAGGGATCATCATGTATTTTTTCGCTTATATTTTGCAAAAAACAATGAGAAAAAGGGGCGTTATTTTAGGCTGA
- a CDS encoding CBS domain-containing protein, with translation MADLIHNALPMPRRNIISIRPDDPVKKSIDMMTEYDIGALVVMDNENQLVGIVSERDIVRSCLHKCIDLETAKVGDVVNKDVTILYSNDVVEKAMQAMTATKRRHVLVRDENDDLIAILSIGDVLYHLLEDKARVIEQLENYIHTY, from the coding sequence ATGGCTGACCTTATTCATAATGCTCTGCCAATGCCAAGACGTAATATTATCTCTATCCGTCCAGATGATCCTGTAAAAAAAAGTATCGATATGATGACGGAATATGATATCGGTGCATTGGTTGTAATGGACAATGAAAACCAGTTGGTAGGTATAGTGAGTGAGCGAGATATAGTTCGCTCCTGCTTACACAAATGCATTGATCTGGAAACAGCAAAAGTTGGTGATGTGGTTAATAAGGACGTAACGATCCTCTACTCCAATGATGTTGTAGAAAAAGCGATGCAGGCTATGACCGCAACAAAAAGAAGACATGTGCTGGTTCGTGATGAAAATGATGACCTTATTGCCATTTTATCAATAGGTGACGTGCTTTATCATCTACTGGAAGACAAGGCAAGAGTTATTGAGCAATTAGAAAATTACATCCATACTTATTAG
- a CDS encoding DnaJ C-terminal domain-containing protein, whose amino-acid sequence MDKNYYKIMGVNEDASEKDIKMAYRKLARKYHPDISKEPDAEERFKEMGEAYEVLRDPAKRAEYDAYRKNKDFHQQKAQSHWHHEGAEHVYGAPFNEDLFETLFGHSRYRQQPMAGQDFHGKIRISLEEAFAGTVKNIQIPIGLDAQVQTLKVKIPAGIRSGQQIRLAGQGAPGIQGGPRGDVYLTMEVEKSPLYEVMDGDIYLTLPITPWEAALGTTIVVPTLGGKIDLKIPPGSQGGQKLRLKNRGLPGTTPGHQYVLLKIITPPPQTEEAKELYKKMAQVMPFNPRDKMGV is encoded by the coding sequence ATGGACAAAAACTACTACAAAATTATGGGAGTTAATGAGGATGCCTCTGAAAAAGACATCAAGATGGCTTATCGAAAGTTGGCTCGAAAATACCATCCGGATATAAGTAAAGAACCTGATGCTGAAGAACGCTTTAAAGAAATGGGCGAAGCTTATGAGGTATTAAGAGATCCAGCCAAAAGAGCAGAATATGATGCGTATCGAAAAAACAAGGATTTTCATCAGCAAAAGGCGCAATCGCATTGGCATCATGAGGGTGCTGAGCATGTCTATGGCGCACCATTCAATGAAGATTTATTCGAAACCTTGTTTGGACATTCCCGTTATCGCCAACAACCTATGGCTGGACAGGATTTCCATGGGAAAATCCGTATCAGCCTGGAAGAAGCTTTCGCCGGCACGGTTAAAAACATTCAAATTCCCATTGGACTTGATGCGCAAGTGCAAACCTTAAAAGTAAAAATCCCGGCAGGTATACGATCTGGTCAGCAAATTCGTCTGGCAGGGCAAGGAGCGCCAGGCATCCAGGGAGGACCTAGGGGTGATGTGTATTTAACAATGGAGGTTGAAAAGAGTCCTCTATATGAAGTAATGGATGGAGATATCTATCTCACTTTACCGATTACCCCATGGGAAGCAGCTCTGGGAACAACAATAGTAGTCCCTACTCTGGGCGGAAAAATCGATTTGAAAATTCCTCCAGGATCTCAGGGGGGCCAAAAATTAAGGTTGAAAAACCGTGGCTTACCCGGCACTACCCCTGGCCATCAATATGTACTTCTAAAAATCATTACTCCGCCTCCCCAAACTGAGGAAGCAAAGGAGCTTTATAAAAAAATGGCTCAAGTAATGCCTTTTAATCCACGTGACAAGATGGGAGTATGA